Genomic window (Streptomyces sp. NBC_00078):
AGGATCGATGGCGATCTGGTCTCGGGGGCGGGATTCACGAGGAGTGTGGCGGTTTTGCCCCCTGGGATGCGCCTGGGACGCGTGTGCGTGACCCCGGTCACGTTGGCCGGGCAAATCGGACGCCGTCTTTGTGCACGCGTTCACAAAGACATAGCCTGCTGTCGACGGGGCGGTCTGGTTACGCGTGACCGCCTACAGCCCCGCTCTACCCGCAGGAGCACCGTGGCAACTGGCCGATCTCACCGACCGGCGACCCGTAGCCGAGGGATTCCCGAGGCCACCGTCGCCAGGCTTCCGCTGTACCTCCGCGCGCTGACCGCACTGTCGGAGCGCTCGGTACCCACGGTTTCGTCCGAGGAACTCGCCGCCGCCGCGGGCGTCAACTCCGCGAAGCTGCGCAAGGACTTCTCGTACCTGGGGTCGTACGGCACCCGTGGTGTCGGTTACGACGTCGAGTATCTCGTCTACCAGATCTCGCGTGAGCTGGGGCTCACCCAGGACTGGCCGGTTGTGATCGTCGGTATCGGCAATCTCGGCGCCGCCCTGGCCAACTACGGAGGGTTCGCCTCCCGCGGGTTCCGTGTCGCGGCCCTCATAGACGCGGACCCGGCGATGGCCGGCAAGCCCGTCGCGGGGATCCGCGTGCAGCACTCCGATGAGCTGGAAAAGATCATCGAGGACAACGGCGTGAGCATCGGCGTCATCGCCACTCCCGCCGGTGCCGCCCAGCCGGTCTGCGACCGGCTCGTGGCCGCCGGCGTCACCTCCATCCTGAACTTCGCGCCGACCGTGCTGACCGTCCCGGACGGCGTCGACGTACGCAAGGTCGATCTCTCGATCGAGCTGCAGATCCTCGCCTTCCACGAGCAGCGCAAGGCCGGCGAGGAGGCCGCGGCGAGCGATGGCGCGGGACCGGCCGCCGCCCGCAAGGAGTCCACCGAGCAGGGCCCGGACGGGGACGTACCCGCCGTGATGCCGGCATGAGTCTCCTCGT
Coding sequences:
- a CDS encoding redox-sensing transcriptional repressor Rex; its protein translation is MATGRSHRPATRSRGIPEATVARLPLYLRALTALSERSVPTVSSEELAAAAGVNSAKLRKDFSYLGSYGTRGVGYDVEYLVYQISRELGLTQDWPVVIVGIGNLGAALANYGGFASRGFRVAALIDADPAMAGKPVAGIRVQHSDELEKIIEDNGVSIGVIATPAGAAQPVCDRLVAAGVTSILNFAPTVLTVPDGVDVRKVDLSIELQILAFHEQRKAGEEAAASDGAGPAAARKESTEQGPDGDVPAVMPA